The following coding sequences lie in one Paraburkholderia largidicola genomic window:
- a CDS encoding GNAT family N-acetyltransferase: protein MFDVLPDTIIHTDRVALRPIVRNDVSTLARLLFDPAVLVWMPALRMIVSIHDAEALFEAAISIAGPERFDFVASRRRDGVPIGEVTVPASGGELEFWLASEFWGRGYATEIVSCVLRLLYANEAIEPVFACVHRDNIGSQRVLQKAGMEVAEAYWHRFEDAENPVPLFTYRVDVMRHPRAALGCD from the coding sequence ATGTTCGACGTCCTGCCCGACACGATCATCCATACGGATCGTGTCGCGTTGCGCCCGATAGTGCGTAACGACGTGTCGACCTTGGCGCGACTTCTATTCGATCCTGCTGTACTTGTCTGGATGCCTGCATTGCGCATGATCGTGTCGATACACGATGCCGAAGCGCTCTTTGAAGCAGCGATTTCGATCGCTGGTCCGGAGCGCTTCGACTTCGTTGCGTCAAGGCGGCGGGACGGTGTTCCTATCGGAGAAGTCACCGTCCCAGCCTCAGGCGGCGAACTGGAATTCTGGCTTGCCTCTGAGTTCTGGGGACGAGGATACGCTACCGAAATCGTTTCATGCGTGCTGCGCTTACTCTATGCGAACGAAGCAATTGAACCGGTATTCGCGTGTGTGCATCGGGACAATATCGGTTCGCAACGCGTGCTTCAAAAAGCCGGCATGGAAGTGGCGGAAGCTTACTGGCACAGGTTTGAGGACGCAGAAAACCCGGTGCCCCTTTTTACGTATCGTGTCGATGTCATGCGTCATCCGAGAGCAGCGCTCGGTTGCGACTAA
- a CDS encoding VOC family protein, with protein MTVKRMDNVLIVVDDLEAVMAFFIELGLAFEGQTTVEGPSVGSLIGLGDVRATIAMLRTPDGQGIELDKFHTPDAVRFGPVEAPVNALGLRRIMFAVEDIDAVVTRMQAHGAELIGRMNYENSYRLAYIRGPEGIIVGLAEQVG; from the coding sequence ATGACAGTCAAGCGAATGGACAACGTCCTGATAGTTGTCGACGATCTCGAAGCGGTGATGGCATTCTTTATCGAGCTGGGTCTCGCGTTCGAGGGCCAAACTACGGTTGAAGGGCCTTCTGTCGGGAGCCTCATAGGGCTCGGAGACGTCCGGGCCACCATCGCGATGCTGCGGACTCCGGACGGGCAGGGAATTGAACTGGACAAATTTCACACGCCAGATGCGGTCAGGTTTGGACCCGTGGAGGCGCCAGTGAACGCTCTCGGTCTCAGGCGCATCATGTTTGCCGTCGAGGACATCGATGCGGTCGTAACACGGATGCAGGCACACGGCGCAGAACTCATCGGCCGGATGAATTACGAGAACTCATACCGGCTCGCCTATATTCGTGGGCCCGAAGGCATCATCGTCGGGCTTGCCGAGCAAGTCGGATAA
- a CDS encoding LysR family transcriptional regulator: MLDSNPWYVRTRLKTRQLLLLVALDEEGNIHRAADALSMSQPAASKLLRELEEMLDAPLFERMPRGMRPTLYGEVMIRHARAVVGSLDQAREEVLALKSGQLGRVAVGTITSPAVSLLPAAIAQVKQHHPGLSVSVEIDSSNVLLESLAQDKLDLVIGRLSVEHDKLHLRYEPLAEEQALAVARSGHPLLTAQSLTLADVVDASWVVPPAQSVLRHRFELMFQRQSLAPPSNVVESAELLFVTSLLSQSDMLAVLAAEVAHYYAAHGLLSILPLDMPLRMDDFGIITRTGQLLSPASTQVVRALKQVAGELYGAIT; the protein is encoded by the coding sequence ATGCTCGATTCGAACCCCTGGTACGTCCGCACGCGCCTGAAAACGCGGCAATTGCTGCTGCTCGTCGCGCTCGACGAGGAAGGCAATATCCACCGCGCCGCCGACGCGCTGAGCATGTCGCAGCCCGCCGCCTCGAAACTGCTGCGCGAGCTGGAAGAGATGCTGGATGCGCCGCTGTTCGAGCGGATGCCGCGCGGCATGCGGCCGACGCTCTACGGCGAGGTCATGATTCGCCACGCCCGCGCCGTAGTCGGCAGTCTCGATCAGGCGCGCGAGGAAGTGCTCGCGCTGAAATCGGGGCAGCTCGGGCGCGTTGCCGTCGGCACGATCACGTCGCCCGCCGTCAGCCTGCTGCCCGCCGCGATCGCGCAGGTCAAGCAGCATCATCCCGGCTTGAGCGTGAGCGTCGAGATCGACAGCAGCAATGTGCTGCTCGAAAGCCTCGCGCAGGACAAGCTCGACCTCGTGATCGGCCGGCTGTCCGTTGAACATGACAAGCTGCATCTGCGCTACGAGCCTCTCGCTGAGGAACAGGCGCTCGCTGTCGCCCGTTCAGGTCATCCGTTGCTGACGGCGCAATCGCTGACACTGGCGGATGTCGTCGACGCGTCGTGGGTCGTGCCGCCCGCGCAAAGCGTGCTGCGCCACCGCTTCGAGCTGATGTTCCAGCGTCAAAGCCTCGCGCCGCCGTCCAACGTGGTCGAAAGCGCGGAACTGCTGTTCGTCACGAGCCTGCTGTCGCAAAGCGACATGCTCGCCGTGCTCGCCGCCGAGGTCGCGCATTACTACGCGGCGCACGGTCTGCTGTCGATCCTGCCGCTCGACATGCCGCTGCGGATGGACGACTTCGGCATCATCACGCGCACCGGGCAACTGCTGTCGCCTGCTTCGACGCAAGTGGTGCGCGCGTTGAAGCAGGTCGCGGGCGAGCTTTACGGCGCGATTACGTGA
- a CDS encoding SDR family NAD(P)-dependent oxidoreductase yields the protein MSKVWVISGASRGLGRVILEAALEAGANVLATARDITRFSDLQARYGKRLATFELDVTNELQAKEAVAEALHRFDRLDVLVNNAGYGHIQPFEHMPVDDFRAQIETNLFGVINLTRAAIPVMRAQAGGDIFQVSSAGGRISSPGLSAYQAAKWAVGGFSDVVGKEVAPFGIRICTLEPGGMRTEWGHEARATLQQLPQDYQASMGDFKALIDAYVGHEVGDPERVARLIVALTSSATLPARLLLGSDAWQVVEAEEHTRRETMQRWKAVTLAADFGAESPQWPTE from the coding sequence ATGTCCAAAGTCTGGGTGATTAGCGGTGCGTCCCGCGGTTTAGGCCGTGTCATTCTCGAAGCCGCGCTGGAGGCAGGCGCCAACGTGCTGGCCACTGCGCGCGACATCACGCGCTTCTCGGATTTGCAGGCGCGGTACGGCAAGCGCCTCGCGACGTTCGAACTGGACGTCACGAACGAGTTGCAGGCGAAGGAGGCCGTGGCTGAAGCCTTGCACCGCTTCGACCGCCTGGATGTGCTGGTCAACAATGCTGGATACGGCCACATACAGCCCTTCGAGCACATGCCAGTCGACGATTTTCGCGCGCAGATAGAGACCAATCTCTTTGGCGTGATCAACCTCACGCGTGCAGCGATTCCGGTGATGCGTGCGCAGGCTGGCGGCGACATCTTTCAGGTATCGTCGGCGGGCGGGCGCATCAGCAGCCCGGGGCTCTCCGCTTATCAGGCGGCGAAATGGGCCGTAGGCGGATTCAGCGATGTGGTCGGCAAGGAAGTCGCGCCGTTCGGGATTCGCATTTGCACGCTCGAACCGGGCGGCATGCGTACCGAGTGGGGCCATGAGGCCCGCGCGACCTTGCAGCAACTTCCTCAAGACTACCAGGCATCGATGGGCGATTTCAAGGCGTTGATCGATGCATACGTCGGCCATGAAGTCGGCGACCCCGAGCGTGTTGCGAGGCTGATCGTGGCGCTCACGTCGAGTGCGACGCTACCCGCGCGGCTGCTGTTGGGCTCGGACGCATGGCAGGTGGTCGAAGCAGAAGAACACACGCGCCGCGAGACGATGCAGCGCTGGAAGGCGGTGACGCTCGCCGCCGATTTCGGCGCAGAATCGCCGCAATGGCCCACGGAGTAG
- a CDS encoding LacI family DNA-binding transcriptional regulator, whose amino-acid sequence MSLVLQESPRIKAETADKVREAARALGYVYNRGAAILRGRRSTTIGMVINDLTNPFFVELLVAIERVLAQAGYTTLMAHTAESLETQTRVLRSMREQNVAGLIMSPALGTPDALPAEIQSWGIPLVLVMRPMGPDVDTIGVDNDYGFALATEHLIGQGHTRIAFAGNRKGYAVANQRRQGYLSAMEKHSLPVDDDWIIDVPLTPEGGRNAVRTIFDMKPRPTAVVCYNDQVAIGVLHELDRMGKRAGKALAVVGCDNVVAAEHTNPPLTTLFAGADKLGTIASETLLARLSDTSEDEKPPVQYFAVPELVVRESSIGAEASHANAAKKAPRNHAIVAE is encoded by the coding sequence GTGTCGCTCGTTTTGCAGGAGAGTCCGCGTATCAAGGCCGAAACGGCAGACAAGGTGCGCGAGGCGGCTCGCGCGCTCGGCTATGTCTACAACCGCGGGGCGGCCATCCTGCGAGGACGGCGCAGCACGACGATCGGCATGGTGATCAACGATCTGACCAACCCGTTCTTTGTCGAATTGCTGGTGGCGATCGAGCGGGTGCTGGCTCAAGCCGGCTATACGACGTTGATGGCCCACACTGCCGAAAGCCTCGAAACGCAGACGAGGGTCTTGCGTTCCATGCGCGAGCAGAACGTCGCTGGCCTGATCATGTCTCCCGCACTCGGGACGCCGGATGCGTTGCCCGCCGAAATCCAGTCGTGGGGAATTCCCCTTGTACTGGTTATGCGTCCGATGGGGCCGGACGTCGATACCATCGGTGTCGATAACGACTACGGATTCGCACTGGCGACCGAGCATCTGATCGGGCAGGGGCATACGCGCATCGCTTTCGCTGGCAACAGGAAGGGTTACGCAGTCGCTAATCAGCGCAGGCAGGGCTATCTGTCGGCGATGGAGAAGCACTCGCTGCCTGTCGATGACGACTGGATCATCGATGTCCCATTGACGCCCGAGGGTGGGCGCAATGCCGTCCGCACGATCTTCGACATGAAGCCGCGCCCGACGGCGGTGGTTTGCTACAACGATCAGGTTGCAATCGGCGTGCTGCACGAACTCGACAGAATGGGCAAGCGCGCTGGCAAGGCTCTGGCTGTGGTGGGTTGCGACAATGTCGTCGCGGCCGAGCATACCAATCCGCCTTTGACGACGCTGTTCGCGGGCGCGGATAAGCTTGGCACCATTGCTAGCGAGACACTGTTGGCTCGACTGAGCGACACCTCTGAAGATGAAAAACCGCCAGTGCAATACTTTGCGGTGCCGGAACTCGTGGTCAGGGAATCGAGCATTGGCGCGGAGGCATCCCACGCCAACGCGGCGAAAAAAGCGCCGCGAAATCATGCGATTGTTGCTGAATAG
- a CDS encoding NAD-dependent epimerase/dehydratase family protein encodes MRIVLIGATGMVGEGVLRACLKARDVTEIIVIGRRALQGYEDPRLKVVITPHLERFQAEGDLFANIDACFFCVGVSSFRMSEAAYRAVTYDLTLHVAQRLLRASPAMTMVYVSGAGADSSERGKTMWARIRGETENALQRLAFRQVVVFRPAAIIPEDGIQSRTAAYRWMYVVLKPFLILARRIWPEHVLTTSVIGDAMLNAARHGAPQFILNPADIYRLSIIS; translated from the coding sequence ATGCGTATTGTTCTGATCGGCGCGACGGGCATGGTTGGCGAAGGCGTATTGCGTGCGTGTCTGAAAGCACGCGACGTCACCGAAATCATCGTGATTGGCCGCCGCGCGCTACAGGGTTACGAGGATCCGCGACTCAAGGTGGTCATCACGCCGCATCTGGAGCGCTTTCAAGCCGAGGGCGACCTTTTCGCCAACATCGATGCGTGCTTTTTCTGCGTGGGTGTGTCGTCCTTCCGCATGTCCGAGGCGGCATACCGAGCAGTGACTTACGACCTCACGCTCCACGTCGCGCAACGACTGCTGCGCGCGAGTCCCGCGATGACGATGGTGTACGTGTCGGGCGCCGGCGCGGACAGCAGTGAGCGGGGCAAGACGATGTGGGCCCGTATCCGCGGAGAAACCGAGAATGCATTGCAGCGGCTCGCGTTTCGGCAAGTCGTGGTTTTTCGGCCCGCCGCCATCATTCCTGAGGACGGCATTCAGTCGCGCACCGCCGCGTATCGGTGGATGTATGTCGTGCTGAAGCCGTTTCTGATTCTGGCACGCCGCATTTGGCCGGAGCATGTGTTGACGACGTCGGTGATCGGCGACGCCATGCTCAACGCCGCGCGTCACGGAGCGCCGCAATTCATCCTGAACCCTGCGGATATTTATCGATTGTCCATCATCTCGTGA
- a CDS encoding response regulator transcription factor, whose product MSNLTKREAQIVALIAEGKPTAHIAAELRVTVFTVQKHRSNISRKFDLHTSAQLVSFCVSRSPDASTHAPDSTMLSLTSREVGILRELSRGRTSKEIGKILCISHRTVSKHIENIRKKISPNTLASLIRIANTISKPDLDD is encoded by the coding sequence ATGTCAAATCTGACGAAGCGTGAAGCACAGATCGTCGCATTGATTGCAGAAGGAAAACCAACCGCACACATTGCAGCAGAACTCCGGGTGACCGTGTTCACGGTCCAAAAACATCGAAGCAACATATCCAGAAAATTCGATTTGCACACATCGGCGCAACTCGTGTCGTTTTGCGTGTCTCGATCACCCGATGCCTCAACGCACGCCCCCGACTCAACAATGCTTTCACTGACCTCGCGTGAGGTCGGCATACTGCGCGAGCTGTCAAGAGGTCGAACCAGTAAGGAAATTGGAAAAATCTTATGCATCAGCCACCGGACGGTCAGCAAGCACATTGAAAATATCAGAAAAAAAATCTCTCCCAATACGCTGGCGTCGCTAATCAGGATCGCAAACACTATTTCAAAACCTGATTTAGACGACTGA
- a CDS encoding ureidoglycolate lyase — MKLLRYGAPGHEKPGILDRNGATRDLSGVIDDIAGSTLLPESLERLRQIDIDSLPIVSAEERIGACVGRIGKFICIGLNYADHAAESNLPVPSEPVVFGKWTSAVVGPNDDVRIPRGSQKTDWEVELGVVIGKGGTYIDESEALSHVAGYCVVNDVSEREYQIERGGTWDKGKGCDTFGPIGPWLVTADEIPDPQRLSLWLEVDGKRFQNGNTSTMIFNVAQIVSYLSRFMSLQPGDVISTGTPPGVGMGHKPEPVYLRAGQTMRLGIEGLGEQQQRTVAA; from the coding sequence ATGAAATTGCTGCGATATGGCGCCCCGGGTCACGAAAAGCCCGGCATTCTCGACCGCAACGGTGCAACCCGCGACCTGTCTGGCGTGATCGACGATATCGCGGGCTCGACGCTGTTGCCCGAATCGCTGGAACGCCTGCGCCAGATCGACATCGACTCGCTGCCCATCGTCTCTGCAGAAGAACGCATCGGCGCGTGCGTGGGGCGCATCGGCAAGTTCATCTGCATCGGACTGAATTACGCGGACCACGCGGCCGAATCGAATCTACCCGTACCGAGCGAGCCGGTCGTGTTCGGCAAGTGGACCTCGGCAGTCGTCGGTCCGAATGACGACGTGCGCATTCCGCGCGGCTCGCAAAAGACCGACTGGGAAGTCGAACTGGGCGTTGTAATCGGCAAGGGCGGCACGTATATCGACGAAAGCGAAGCGCTCAGCCACGTCGCGGGCTATTGCGTCGTCAACGATGTCTCCGAACGCGAATACCAGATCGAGCGCGGCGGCACCTGGGACAAGGGCAAGGGCTGCGACACATTCGGCCCGATTGGCCCATGGCTCGTCACCGCCGACGAAATCCCCGACCCGCAGCGCCTGAGCCTGTGGCTCGAAGTGGACGGCAAGCGTTTTCAGAACGGCAACACGAGCACGATGATCTTCAACGTCGCGCAGATCGTTTCATACCTGAGCCGCTTCATGAGCCTGCAACCGGGCGATGTAATCTCGACGGGCACGCCACCGGGCGTTGGCATGGGGCACAAGCCCGAGCCCGTCTATCTGCGCGCGGGGCAGACGATGCGCCTCGGTATCGAAGGACTCGGCGAGCAGCAGCAACGCACCGTCGCCGCATAA
- a CDS encoding SDR family NAD(P)-dependent oxidoreductase — MSSQKWFISGASGGLGLAITEKVLAQGHRVVAAVRRIDGMRTLQQAYPDRIEAESVDVTDLEQVQAAAARHPDVDVVVNNAGGAVIGAMEEMSEADIQQQIALNLLAPIHMTRAFLGGMRARKRGMFIHVSSVGGRAAFAGGSLYHAAKFGLEGFAESVSQEVAEFGIKTVIIEPGSIKTGFVANIRWTPELDAYKDGAVGKLRRWLEEHGETSVSGDPVKMAEAIYTISQMPEPPLRTVLGGDAYAVLEAGYSRSLAALQAQKDLAGSVMFQGKTGFMPE; from the coding sequence ATGTCCAGTCAGAAGTGGTTCATCTCGGGAGCCTCGGGTGGGCTCGGGCTCGCCATCACGGAAAAAGTGCTGGCGCAGGGTCATCGGGTGGTTGCAGCGGTGCGTCGTATCGACGGAATGCGGACACTGCAGCAGGCGTATCCGGACCGGATCGAAGCGGAGTCGGTGGACGTGACCGATCTCGAACAGGTTCAAGCGGCCGCGGCACGCCATCCCGATGTCGACGTCGTGGTCAACAATGCAGGCGGTGCGGTGATCGGCGCGATGGAGGAAATGAGCGAGGCCGATATTCAGCAGCAGATCGCGCTGAACCTGCTTGCGCCGATCCATATGACGCGTGCGTTTCTCGGCGGGATGCGCGCCAGAAAGCGCGGCATGTTCATTCATGTCAGCAGTGTCGGAGGACGTGCCGCGTTCGCCGGAGGCTCGCTGTATCACGCTGCGAAGTTCGGTCTGGAGGGTTTCGCCGAGTCCGTCAGCCAGGAGGTTGCCGAGTTCGGTATCAAGACCGTCATTATCGAACCTGGCTCCATCAAGACGGGCTTCGTGGCCAATATCCGCTGGACGCCGGAACTCGACGCCTACAAGGACGGCGCGGTTGGCAAGCTGCGTCGATGGCTCGAGGAACACGGTGAAACCAGTGTTTCGGGCGACCCGGTGAAAATGGCCGAGGCAATCTATACGATCAGCCAGATGCCGGAGCCGCCGCTGCGCACCGTGCTCGGCGGCGATGCTTACGCTGTGCTCGAAGCGGGCTATAGCCGGAGTCTGGCTGCGCTGCAAGCGCAAAAGGATCTCGCCGGATCGGTGATGTTCCAGGGTAAGACTGGCTTCATGCCCGAGTGA
- a CDS encoding SDR family NAD(P)-dependent oxidoreductase produces MNQYDFTQRAAVVTGGAQGIGYAVAERLLQGKARVALWDRDEAALAEAKASLARFGDVHTVLVDLTQRDDVQAATHASVAHLGAIDILVHSAGIAGANAPVADYAPDEWTRVIDVDLNAAFHVNQAVVKTMIARGYGRIVNIASIAGKEGNPNASAYSAAKAGVIALTKSLGKETAQHDIAVNAITPAAARTRIFEQMSQQHIDYMLSKIPRGRFVEVKEIAAMVAWLVSAENSFTTGAVFDLSGGRATY; encoded by the coding sequence ATGAACCAGTACGACTTCACGCAGCGTGCCGCCGTCGTCACGGGCGGCGCGCAAGGCATCGGCTATGCGGTCGCGGAACGGCTGTTGCAGGGTAAGGCGCGCGTCGCGCTGTGGGACCGCGACGAAGCGGCGCTCGCCGAAGCGAAGGCAAGCCTCGCGCGCTTCGGCGATGTTCATACGGTGCTGGTGGACCTCACGCAGCGCGACGACGTGCAGGCGGCCACGCACGCAAGCGTCGCGCATCTCGGCGCCATCGACATTCTCGTGCACAGCGCAGGCATCGCAGGCGCCAATGCGCCCGTCGCCGACTACGCGCCCGACGAATGGACGCGCGTGATCGACGTCGATCTGAACGCGGCCTTTCACGTGAACCAGGCGGTGGTGAAGACGATGATCGCGCGCGGTTATGGGCGCATCGTCAATATCGCGTCGATTGCGGGCAAGGAGGGCAATCCGAACGCGAGCGCCTATAGCGCGGCGAAAGCCGGCGTGATCGCGCTGACGAAGAGTCTCGGCAAGGAAACCGCGCAGCACGATATCGCCGTCAACGCGATCACGCCCGCCGCGGCGCGCACCCGCATCTTCGAGCAGATGTCGCAGCAGCACATCGACTACATGCTGTCGAAGATTCCGCGCGGGCGCTTTGTCGAAGTGAAGGAAATCGCGGCGATGGTCGCGTGGCTTGTTTCTGCGGAAAACTCGTTCACGACGGGCGCGGTGTTCGATCTGTCAGGCGGCCGTGCCACCTATTGA
- a CDS encoding IlvD/Edd family dehydratase gives MSDKKTKLRSTQWFGTADKNGFMYRSWMKNQGIPDHEFDGRPVIGICNTWSELTPCNAHFRKIAEHVKRGIYEAGGFPVEFPVFSNGESNLRPTAMLTRNLAAMDVEEAIRGNPIDAVVLLTGCDKTTPALLMGAASCDVPAIVVTGGPMLNGKLDGKDIGSGTAVWQLHESLKAGEIDLHKFLSAEAGMSRSAGTCNTMGTASTMACMAEALGTSLPHNAAIPAVDSRRYVLAHMSGMRIVEMAHEGLTLSKILTREAFLNAIRVNAAIGGSTNAVIHLKAIAGRIGVQLDLDDWVRIGRNTPTIVDLMPSGRFLMEEFYYAGGLPAVLRRLGEADLLPHPGALTANGKALWHNVMDAPIYNDEVIRPLDKPLVKDGGIRVLRGNLAPRGAVLKPSAATPELLKHRGRAVVFENFEHYKARIVDETLDVDANSVLVLKNCGPKGYPGMAEVGNMGLPPKLLRQGVKDMVRISDARMSGTAYGTVVLHVTPEAADGGPLSAVQDGDWIELDCDAGTLRVDISDEELARRLESHTPPDMPAGGGYQRLYIDHVLQADEGCDLDFLVGCRGADVPRHSH, from the coding sequence ATGTCGGATAAGAAAACGAAGCTGCGTTCGACCCAATGGTTCGGCACGGCCGACAAGAACGGCTTCATGTATCGAAGCTGGATGAAGAATCAGGGCATCCCCGATCACGAGTTCGACGGCCGGCCCGTCATCGGCATCTGCAACACGTGGTCGGAACTCACGCCGTGCAACGCGCACTTCCGCAAGATCGCCGAGCACGTGAAGCGCGGCATCTACGAAGCGGGCGGCTTTCCTGTCGAATTCCCCGTGTTTTCCAATGGCGAATCGAATCTGCGTCCCACCGCGATGCTCACGCGCAATCTCGCGGCGATGGATGTCGAAGAAGCGATTCGCGGCAATCCGATCGACGCCGTCGTGCTGCTGACCGGCTGCGACAAGACCACGCCCGCGCTGCTGATGGGCGCGGCAAGCTGCGACGTGCCTGCGATCGTCGTCACGGGTGGCCCGATGTTGAACGGCAAGCTCGACGGCAAGGACATCGGTTCGGGCACGGCCGTGTGGCAACTGCACGAATCGCTGAAGGCGGGCGAGATCGATCTGCACAAGTTTCTGTCGGCGGAAGCGGGCATGTCGCGCTCGGCAGGCACCTGCAACACGATGGGCACGGCTTCGACGATGGCGTGCATGGCCGAAGCGCTCGGCACCTCGCTGCCGCACAACGCGGCCATTCCCGCCGTCGACTCGCGACGCTACGTGCTCGCGCATATGTCGGGCATGCGTATCGTCGAAATGGCGCACGAAGGGCTCACGCTGTCGAAGATCCTCACACGCGAAGCGTTCCTGAACGCGATCCGCGTGAATGCCGCGATCGGTGGTTCGACCAATGCCGTGATTCACCTGAAGGCGATTGCGGGGCGTATCGGCGTGCAACTCGATCTGGACGACTGGGTGCGCATCGGCCGCAACACGCCGACGATCGTCGATCTGATGCCGTCGGGCCGCTTCCTGATGGAAGAGTTCTATTACGCGGGTGGCTTGCCTGCCGTGCTGCGGCGCCTGGGCGAAGCGGACCTGTTGCCGCATCCGGGCGCGTTGACGGCGAACGGCAAGGCGTTGTGGCACAACGTGATGGATGCGCCCATCTACAACGACGAAGTGATCCGTCCGCTCGACAAGCCGCTCGTGAAGGACGGCGGCATCCGCGTACTACGCGGCAATCTCGCGCCGCGCGGCGCGGTGCTGAAGCCTTCGGCGGCGACACCTGAGTTGCTCAAGCATCGCGGACGCGCCGTCGTATTCGAGAACTTCGAGCACTACAAGGCACGGATCGTCGACGAAACGCTCGACGTCGATGCGAACTCCGTGCTCGTGCTGAAGAACTGCGGACCGAAGGGTTATCCGGGCATGGCCGAAGTCGGGAACATGGGTTTGCCGCCGAAGCTGTTGCGTCAGGGTGTGAAGGACATGGTGCGCATTTCGGATGCGCGGATGAGCGGCACTGCGTACGGCACGGTCGTGTTGCACGTGACACCGGAAGCGGCAGACGGCGGGCCGCTTTCCGCCGTGCAGGACGGCGACTGGATCGAACTGGATTGCGATGCGGGCACGTTGCGCGTCGATATCAGCGACGAAGAACTGGCGCGCCGCCTCGAAAGCCACACGCCGCCTGACATGCCTGCGGGCGGCGGTTATCAGCGGCTGTATATCGATCATGTTTTGCAGGCGGACGAGGGGTGCGACCTGGACTTCCTCGTCGGTTGCCGGGGCGCTGACGTGCCGCGCCATTCGCATTGA
- a CDS encoding TetR/AcrR family transcriptional regulator, translating to MPRSKKTIILEQVINHLRQPMARPLSPEKRSALLESATQAVAELGVQATTASIARRAGVAEGTLFTYFESKEALFQELYLHLKGGLAGAVMPDYPVDADYMQRMQHVFERYVSWGLANPPARFAVARLAGSGQISDDTRSLGMEPFLAVAQMMQDGVRDGVLVRAPISFLSSLIEHIADTTIEHIERHPKDARLQRKLGFRVLWRAITA from the coding sequence TTGCCTCGCTCAAAAAAGACGATTATACTTGAGCAAGTAATCAATCATTTAAGGCAGCCGATGGCGCGTCCGTTAAGTCCCGAAAAGCGTAGCGCCCTGTTGGAATCGGCGACACAAGCCGTTGCAGAGTTGGGTGTGCAGGCGACTACGGCGAGCATCGCGCGGCGCGCTGGCGTCGCAGAGGGCACCCTGTTCACGTACTTCGAGAGCAAGGAGGCGCTGTTTCAGGAGTTGTATCTGCACCTCAAAGGCGGCCTCGCCGGCGCGGTGATGCCGGACTATCCTGTGGACGCCGATTATATGCAACGCATGCAGCACGTCTTCGAACGTTATGTGAGCTGGGGCCTCGCCAATCCGCCTGCGCGGTTCGCTGTCGCCCGGCTTGCGGGTTCGGGGCAGATATCGGACGACACGCGATCGCTGGGCATGGAGCCGTTTCTGGCCGTCGCCCAGATGATGCAGGATGGCGTGCGCGACGGCGTACTGGTCCGCGCGCCGATCAGCTTTCTCTCGTCGTTGATCGAGCACATTGCCGATACGACGATCGAGCATATCGAGAGGCATCCCAAAGACGCCCGGCTGCAAAGGAAGCTTGGCTTTCGCGTTCTGTGGCGCGCAATCACAGCGTAA